A window of Tautonia plasticadhaerens contains these coding sequences:
- a CDS encoding outer membrane protein assembly factor BamB family protein codes for MATLEIHDGKGRVEYLTITRDQQVLIGSDPKCDIVLGDPSALPFHGRLRWKTDRYKIEATPEARAIEVDGKKVVSSSFRQGSELRVGKARVFLITPDDGPADFEKTKVRARPGAAVGGGWGGQMGGMPGEVAPPSFEADFGEVEEALDPPPGTPVRPNPRRRGGDRPAPSPSKARPPGIESPNAPSPFRSPVRWVQSILFGKDQAPGEERVLSSPVVIVLGLTVVLMISLGFGLYGIIREMSADRAYSRANESMENAEYRNAIERFDAYLDSYPGHEHASDARVRSAMSRVRQFTTGGNPAWASALEAAGSMFEGTRQEPAFDDSRADLASAVMEIITGLIDRAGRLADAEALSQAEAAIALHDRVGGSAATLARDRNGVADELEGARASVTKSRHRAEALAAMDAGLRAGDPEATYDARDSLVVRHPDLADDPEVVSRLRSANELLRKETSVEADRIRASTEPRPDPLGPPTSLVLRSTLEPADGDGSLAFAVADGLAYGIDPDHGAPVWHVPVGLDCPFPPVPIPGAGGDVLVVDARHDDLVRLDGADGRLVWRQKLGGPVADPPLILGNQIAQGTIEGRLLLFNVSTGERQGAVDLGRRLSRTPVSDELGRYYYVLGHSAVAFVIRRDPLECVAVEYIGHQSGAAACPPARLGKYFIVAENDRPDSGRWSIFQIGEDGTSLRLRQRLDHLGWTWETPPSSGQVIWSATDRGGISSYAIGPYEQEDPFKLIARTVAEGSRLGPTFAYARTDRELWVASARSALYQLDAEQGKISSGWTLSQAGAATAPPQVVEGRMILTQQPELGRGASLWCVEPRSGSVAWRTLLGSPWPTPAEPTPDGRGLDTLSGDGRRLLLPIESIEAGGFVQEMLPRPGDRRLPVGRLRRLEAGDVTLILPPAEADHLYVRGDGPGDLTRVVLPSPLAASPMVWGGNLLVPGVDGRAYLVDPRTGGPQADPLLPSFTGDGPLRWLDPALLDGDAVALADRDGTVRRLVREDGGRPSLMVEVEVDLNQELVAPPGSTMDTVILATADGWIRALAARDLSPAGAWELDAPLALGPYTDAATGTVVVADASGKVIAFGPGGERLWTIDLEGDTLAGPPSIGGDEVWLLTLGGTLHRRSLFDGASIDRFGLTPLPAGGPSLLGDALIVPVGPGTVRPMPLIRAESSTE; via the coding sequence ATGGCGACCCTCGAGATCCACGACGGCAAGGGGCGGGTCGAGTACCTGACCATCACCAGGGACCAGCAGGTCCTCATCGGCTCCGACCCGAAGTGCGACATCGTGCTCGGCGACCCGTCCGCCTTGCCCTTCCACGGGCGGCTTCGCTGGAAGACGGACCGGTACAAGATCGAGGCGACTCCGGAGGCCAGGGCGATCGAGGTCGACGGCAAGAAGGTCGTGTCTTCCAGCTTCAGGCAGGGGAGCGAGCTTCGGGTCGGCAAGGCCCGCGTCTTCCTGATCACCCCGGACGACGGCCCGGCCGATTTCGAGAAGACCAAGGTGCGGGCACGCCCCGGCGCGGCGGTCGGCGGCGGCTGGGGCGGGCAGATGGGCGGGATGCCGGGGGAGGTGGCCCCTCCCTCCTTCGAGGCCGATTTCGGCGAGGTGGAGGAGGCCCTCGATCCTCCCCCCGGCACCCCGGTCAGGCCTAACCCGAGGCGACGTGGTGGCGATCGCCCGGCGCCGAGCCCCTCGAAGGCCCGGCCGCCGGGGATCGAGTCACCCAATGCGCCAAGCCCGTTCCGATCGCCGGTGCGATGGGTCCAGTCGATCCTCTTCGGCAAGGACCAGGCGCCGGGGGAGGAACGCGTCCTGTCCTCACCGGTGGTGATCGTGCTCGGGCTCACCGTGGTCCTGATGATCTCCCTCGGGTTCGGGCTCTACGGGATCATCCGCGAGATGTCCGCGGACCGCGCCTATTCCCGGGCGAACGAAAGCATGGAGAATGCCGAATACCGCAATGCGATCGAGCGGTTCGACGCCTACCTGGACTCCTATCCCGGCCACGAGCACGCTTCCGACGCCCGAGTCCGGTCGGCCATGTCCCGGGTCCGGCAGTTCACCACCGGGGGGAACCCGGCCTGGGCGAGCGCCCTGGAGGCCGCCGGTTCGATGTTCGAGGGGACCCGGCAGGAACCCGCATTCGACGACTCCCGGGCCGACCTCGCCTCGGCTGTCATGGAGATCATCACCGGCCTGATCGACCGCGCCGGCCGGCTCGCCGACGCCGAGGCGCTCTCCCAGGCGGAGGCCGCGATCGCCCTGCATGACCGGGTCGGCGGCTCCGCCGCGACGCTGGCCCGCGACCGTAACGGCGTCGCCGATGAGCTCGAAGGAGCCCGGGCCTCCGTGACCAAGTCCCGACACCGGGCGGAGGCCCTCGCGGCGATGGACGCCGGGCTCCGGGCCGGCGACCCCGAGGCGACGTACGACGCCCGGGATTCCCTGGTCGTGCGTCATCCCGACCTGGCGGACGACCCCGAGGTCGTGTCCCGGCTGCGGTCGGCGAACGAATTGCTCCGAAAAGAGACCTCCGTCGAGGCCGACCGGATCCGGGCCTCGACCGAGCCCCGTCCCGACCCGCTCGGGCCGCCGACTTCGCTGGTCCTCCGCTCGACCCTCGAGCCCGCCGACGGCGACGGGTCGCTCGCCTTCGCCGTGGCCGACGGCCTGGCGTACGGGATCGACCCGGACCACGGCGCCCCGGTCTGGCACGTCCCCGTCGGGCTCGACTGCCCGTTCCCCCCGGTGCCGATCCCGGGTGCCGGCGGGGACGTGCTCGTGGTCGATGCCCGCCACGACGACCTCGTCCGCCTCGACGGGGCCGACGGCCGGCTCGTCTGGCGACAGAAACTCGGCGGGCCGGTGGCCGACCCCCCGCTCATCCTGGGCAATCAGATCGCCCAGGGGACGATCGAGGGGAGGCTCCTCCTGTTCAACGTGTCGACCGGCGAGCGCCAAGGGGCCGTCGACCTCGGCCGGAGGCTCTCCAGGACGCCGGTCTCCGACGAACTTGGGCGATATTACTACGTCCTCGGCCACTCGGCGGTCGCCTTCGTGATCCGACGCGACCCGCTGGAGTGCGTCGCCGTCGAGTACATCGGCCACCAGTCCGGGGCCGCGGCGTGTCCGCCCGCCCGCCTCGGCAAGTATTTCATCGTGGCCGAGAACGACCGCCCCGACTCGGGGCGATGGTCGATCTTCCAGATCGGTGAGGACGGGACGAGTCTCCGCCTGAGGCAACGCCTCGATCACCTCGGCTGGACCTGGGAGACCCCTCCCTCCTCCGGGCAGGTGATCTGGTCGGCGACGGATCGCGGGGGCATTTCGTCCTACGCGATCGGCCCCTATGAACAGGAGGACCCGTTCAAGCTCATCGCCCGGACCGTCGCGGAAGGGTCTCGCCTCGGGCCGACCTTCGCCTACGCGCGGACCGATCGAGAGCTCTGGGTCGCCTCGGCCCGCTCGGCCCTCTACCAGCTCGACGCGGAGCAGGGGAAGATCTCCTCCGGTTGGACCCTCTCCCAGGCCGGCGCCGCGACGGCCCCCCCCCAGGTCGTCGAGGGCCGGATGATCCTCACCCAGCAGCCAGAGCTTGGCCGGGGGGCATCGCTCTGGTGTGTCGAGCCCCGGAGTGGATCCGTGGCCTGGAGGACCTTGCTCGGCTCCCCCTGGCCGACCCCCGCGGAGCCGACGCCCGACGGCCGGGGCCTCGACACGCTTTCCGGGGATGGTCGCCGACTCCTCCTGCCAATCGAGTCGATCGAGGCAGGTGGATTCGTCCAGGAGATGCTGCCCCGACCGGGCGATCGACGGCTGCCGGTCGGCCGGCTCAGGCGGCTCGAAGCCGGTGACGTGACGCTGATCCTGCCGCCGGCCGAGGCCGACCACCTCTACGTCCGCGGAGACGGCCCCGGCGACCTCACCCGGGTCGTGCTCCCCTCACCCCTGGCTGCCAGCCCCATGGTCTGGGGGGGGAATCTGCTCGTCCCGGGCGTCGATGGGAGGGCCTACCTCGTCGACCCGAGGACCGGCGGCCCCCAGGCCGATCCTCTCTTGCCGAGCTTCACCGGCGACGGGCCACTCCGATGGCTCGACCCGGCCCTGCTCGATGGGGATGCCGTCGCGCTGGCCGACCGGGACGGGACCGTCCGACGCCTGGTCCGGGAAGACGGAGGGCGGCCGAGCCTGATGGTCGAAGTCGAGGTGGACCTCAATCAGGAACTCGTCGCCCCGCCGGGGTCGACCATGGATACCGTGATCCTGGCCACCGCCGACGGATGGATCCGGGCACTCGCCGCCCGCGACCTCAGCCCGGCCGGTGCCTGGGAGCTGGACGCCCCCCTGGCGCTCGGGCCCTACACCGACGCGGCGACCGGGACCGTCGTCGTCGCGGACGCCTCGGGCAAGGTGATCGCGTTCGGCCCCGGGGGAGAACGGCTCTGGACGATCGACCTGGAGGGAGACACGCTGGCCGGGCCGCCCTCGATCGGCGGCGACGAGGTCTGGCTGCTGACCCTGGGTGGCACGCTGCATCGACGATCGCTGTTCGACGGCGCATCGATCGACCGATTCGGGCTGACCCCGCTCCCCGCGGGAGGCCCCTCGTTGCTCGGCGACGCGCTCATCGTCCCCGTCGGGCCCGGCACCGTCCGACCGATGCCGTTGATTCGAGCCGAATCCTCGACGGAGTGA